Within Garra rufa chromosome 9, GarRuf1.0, whole genome shotgun sequence, the genomic segment CTCTGtttattaattgccgctccagctgaacacACATGATGGAGAtacactactaatcaaagtactaatcttcattgactaaacgcgcctctcAACAttgttcgattaatcgtgcagccctaccttAAAGGCAACCCCGGGTATTAAGATTGTAtttcttaatataatgtaaatgaagtctcttactaaaatacatagtagaaaacccattaaagatttacattatttaaaaaaaaaaatccacattttgGAATATGGGGGCCACTACTATACAATTATGTCAAATAGTTGAACTCTGcatgctatttttaccgcaacacattTTGGAccataaaatactgatacaacaTACATTTTCAGTCGAAGGATAACAAGAGATGCGATGGaaatcttcactgctttcctagtgataagaagaggagaaaagaatgggaagatgcctgtggatgaataaaatttCCTAAAGacttgcgtctttgttctctccactttagccctgatgcgtCTGAGACTTGTGGTAGACCACAGCAAAGACATGAAATggggatttcactcaatatccagaggcttttagactccttgtgtagaaaaatcgatggtacagcatttggtttaaggtTATGATTATTTCAATCTTCATCTGTAAGCTGTGCAATGCATGTGTAATGTGTAAGTATCAGTATATTATTATTCAGTTATGtgatgcagtaaaaaaaaaattgacaggtagtgccagtagctcactgagtgcaacaaTTTgtcgtcatcaaaataatggcaccaCCCATAGTCCAAAACATAAAGCGATGtggatttttaattattataaatctttcattggttttctactatatatttcagtaaaggacatcatttacgttatattaagccatacaagtcttaatacctaggTTCCCTATAAACACTGCTATTTCTCCCACCCAGCCTGAGACAGCAAAATATGCTAAACCAATGGCATGAGTTTGGGGCGGGACTATCTATCCAATGAAAGGCAGGAGGAGAAGGAGTGTCCAGGAAGCCTGTTTGATgcccatcattttttttttttttttttcatttgaacaCTTATATAAAGAGTTCTGAACCCAACCCATGAATGATTATTATTTATAACTGCACAGAGTGATTTGTTTCTGTGTTTACCTGTGTTTTCCGGGTCCGAGTGATGTGCAGGTAAGCTCTCTGGCCGGTTTTGGCATGATGTCTTTCTACATACTTACTCCCAAATCCCAGAAAGCTGTTCATGCAGACATACAAGCCTCCCTCACTCTCCTAAAACAATAGGAAAGAATTGTGTGAACAAAATACTGTTGGTCAGCACCATGCGCTCAGTGAGGCTGTGGCTGTCTGACGTGCACAAAACAACACTGATACAGAAGCACAGACTTATCAAGAAAACAAACTTTGCAGCTACTCGCTCACGTTAGCGTTATAACTAGCTCAAGATAAAGTAATAGATATAAGCGGCTAATTTAAGATTTAAGTTGTTTAGTCAAGGTGTGACCAAAGACATTACGATGATGACTCGCTTGACATAATGAAGGAAAATTGTGCAAACTTGTGCACTCATTGAGCGCTAGTTAGCAAACATCACGGCTCATGGTAAGACGAAAGCAAAACAACAACCTTacgcaaacaaaaaacaaataaattaaccCCGAAAGTGCGCGATGACTGTGCAGTCGCATGCTACTTGTTACTGAACTCACCGGGCTGGCGAATGAGAAGGCGCACTCGTCTTTGTGAACACGATCTCCGGGCCTCGGAACCCGAATCGTAGACAGAACCGACATCAATATCTCGCTAACCTCCGTCATATCTGGCTAAACACGATTTGCCGCCTTGCCTTCACACGCTTGCCCGCCTGGGTATTTTGGCCCCCGCTCCTGAAATACAGTCCGCTTTAAGTCTCTGACAGCCCCTTCTTTCTCTCAGTTTCCCCTCAATGAAAAGCTGCTACTGATGATCCAGTGTGTTTCATTCGAGGCCAGGGGCGCTGCACACACTCTCACTGCACGCATTACAGCCGCGAGTGTTTGACCGTAAAGCGCCAAAACTGCGCGCGTACGAGTTTTACAATCCTAAGTAAATTTTGACACTCAAATAAGCACATTAGTGTAACGTATTCCCTACAATAGTTAAATGATCGTTTACTGCAGCATAACAATCTTAGTGTAACAAATACTTTCTTTAGCTGTTCACTACTGAGGAGAAATAATAAACCTTTTGTGAATTCTCATGTATGTTGTGTTTTACGGTAAAATGGAAGCCATGACAGTTGTCAAAATGAGAAAGCGGAAAATTTTTACCTCATGTAAATAACAATACTGGCCTCATGCGGCTGGGAGTGCAAGTGCGCGCAAAAAAGTGTAAATAAAAAGTATGTGATGTATCAAATACAAAGATGGTGTTTCTTACGATTGCTGATTATCTTGTATTTGGATTTAATCATAATAGATTTAGCCTATTCACATTTTGTACCCTAAGAACGGCCATTTCTAAATTTTATAGGccaggcttccggtctcatccacgccCAGCTACTTTTAGctctacaaaacagctcgttttgctgcttgatattacaaattggtgtgtcttaccatgttatttttatgtattaattatgaacacaatggtttgtagtgcaaacagcttacattttactgcacgttgttattcttctcattatgtTCCTATACTCCTTGCATTCAAAAAATGGATAGATGGTGGATATCTTAAAATTGGTGCTGGGCAACAATTGATAacatccaaaagaaaagtttttgtttatataatatatgtgtgtgtgtgtgtgtgtgtgtgtgtgtgtgtctgtgtaggctacatttattgtataaataaagacacacacacatttattatattattttcaaaatatttacatgtatatattcatattcatataatttatattatatataaatatttttaatatataagcataacatttttcttaaatatatacatgcatgtgtgtatttatatatacaacaTAATTATAGgctacacagtacacacacatatattatgtacacaaaatattttattttgaaagctATTGATCGCAACTAATTGTTGCCCAGCATTActgaaaatataaacaaaacaaactattTAAGCAATTATAATACTTGAAGTATTACTAGCAACACATACGTTAGTTCTAACTAAATGAGGACATATCACAttggttttttatatatatataaactaattaTGTTTACAACAAGCTAATACAAACCTAAATACCCGTTTACACCAAAAACATCTTAAAAGAATGTGCTACAGTTTTGTAGTCTGCTGATTTAGATGCTCAAGCTCTTTAAAGTCTGGGCAATTCTAATGGGCTGTCATGATTGTATTGTTTATCAGATGGAAACATTGCTCTGAAAGTAATTCCAACAATATTGTCGCATATTCTCATAGAATTAGAACAGTTATTAAAACTGGGTGTTATAATAATAAGTTACCATCCTTGGTGTGAATTTTAAATGaaatggtttatttatttaaaataatttcaaataagtTAAACATAAAAAGCATTATTtactaataaaacaatacatgTTCACGttcaataattttttaaaattatttacatgAATACTTTGCAATGATTTCAACCCCCGATTTCACAAACAAGGTTTAaccctagtcccagactaaatgtaagtctgagctgtttcaactgaaagaaacttgcactgactgatcttaaaatatatcagtgcattTGTTTTGTCTCTAAGATGCACactagtaatgttttttttttataaggcacatttataaaaactacttaaatgtcctaattgaactatggcctaatcagGATTGGTCTAAGCCTTGTCTCTAAAACCAGACCTAATAGTAGCTATTTAGATTTACCAATGTTGGGGGTTGTGCAAAAGTATGCGAGttgcgtaatcagattacttttttcaagaaaCTTCTTTCAAGTAACGCAGGACAAGGATTAAGAACCACTGCTATAGATAAACTAACAATTgggcttcattttttttttttattgctgaagagtgttgaatttattattttcttcAGCTTGAGgtttattaatttcacttttggcacaaaagatattttacatttgccaaaaatataactatattatttaatatacaaGCCCTGCTCATATTTTAAAagcaacgcaaaagtaacgtaacgcattactttccataaaaagtaactaagtaacgtagtTACTGGGAGTAACACAATACTacatattgtaatgcattaataCAGATATAAGTAATAAGTAATTAtatagtaagtaaataaataatacatataaaaaaaaaactaagtaaatTTCTCTTCCAGAAACAGACTCATTAGTTTTCCTCTCCCGTGCTGGATTTTTCTCGCTGCCAGGCACGTATTCCCTCATTCCTCTGTGTGACCTCCTCCCTCCTCACATCCCAACTACAGTCTCGCTGGACTATGGCGCTACACTCAAACACAAGCTCTGTATACGTGGCGTTACTTTTCATTCTCAACTATGTGTTTATAATTGCAGGCAGCGGACTATCTTTAGAGAGTTCATCCGGACTTTTAGCCCCTTACGATGAACTCTATTACCGCGGGGTTCGGGCGTATTTTAGGGAGGATTGGGAGCGAGCAGCGGAGTTCCTGGAGAAATCCATTTCCACGCGAGACAAGCTCCTGCGGACCAGACGAAAATGTCACGACGAGTGTTTAAGAGCAGGAGATGGCAAAATCTCCAAACTAGGTAAATGGTTACATTTTGTACAGATGCACAAAGTGTGTTTACGTAATCTCCATCTCAGTATGCGAGTGTTTAAATGAGCTGGAGTAACTCATTCATTTACAGTGCTTGATACAGTACAGTACTTTATCTAACTAATGCAGCAATACAAATCATGCTCTGCAAACTGGAGACTGTAGTTTTCCATGACTTCAATGCATGTTAACACATGTTAATGTGTGTGTAGACACAGATTTTTCTCTCTGGGACCTGGGGATACTAGACTGGATCCAGGTGCGGGCTGAGTGTGTGAGGTTCTGTATGGGTCGAAGCGTCTCTCCTGCTGCTCTGCTCCCTGTATCTTCAGACATTGAGTATGAATTTGGAACACGCAACCCTTACAACTACCTGCAAGTTACCTACTACAAGGTATGATGACCAATTATAGAGTTTAAATGTGAAATCAGGCAACACACCTGGAAGGGTCTGAGTAAACTGGTCTGTTTTGTGAGTTTAAACTCCCTCTTTCTCTTGTTATACAGTTGGATAAAATGGCCAAAGCAGCTTCAGCTGCTCACACGTTCTTTGTGGCCAATCCAAGTCACCTGGAGATGAGGAACAACATCGAGAAGTACAGGAGAATGTTAGGAGTGAAAGAAGAATCCTTCctggacagagagagagagcaggagCAACACTGGGTGAGATCAACAGAAGGAAATCTGCTGATCAGCGTTTTTATTGttagctaaaactaaaactatattaaacattattttaaagtattgaaataatataataatataaatagtagattaaaaaaatgtaaaactaaaaaaaaaaaaaatttgaaatgttgctttggcaactaactgaaatagtTAAGTATAGATAAAtacacagtcaaaagtttttgaacagtatgttttttaatgtttttttaagaagtctcttctgttcaccaagctttcatttatttgatccaatgtacagcaaaaaacagtaaaatattgaaatatgtttactatttaaaacaacagttttctattttctatattttaacatttcatttattcctgattttaaagctgatttaatccagtcacatgatccttcagaaatcattctaatattctgattagctgcttaaaaaaacatttattattattatgttgaaaagagctgagtaaaattttttcaggtttctttgatgaatataaagttcagaaatttaaaatagaaatcctttgtaacattatgcaaGTCTTTATCAtaaattttgattaatttaatgcatccttgctaaataaaagtactggTAGTGTACTACAATTaatacaactaaaataaaaatacatttgaaagaaatataaaaacaaaaatgacaaaagcataattttaaaaatgtaaacaaaaataactaaaaattgtAAAACtgaaaagctaattcaaaatattgtaataatgaaTATGAAGTAAGTAAATAATTAGAATATTTTGTATATCTAAACAATGAAAAAAGTAACTTTTAGTTATTAATGCCAGACttaagaaatgttttcttgagtAACTGCTTTTGTGTCTGTTTAATAATAAAGATTAGTGGAAGTGATGCTTTTTAGAATCATGATGAAACAAACGTAGATAAAATAAGGCTTCAGTCCACACCATTTTTGGTTCATTTGTAAGATTATGTATttctgtatgtatttattatggaaaactgtgtatgaaaacaaaaataaatctcAAAGACAAtgataaataatactaaaataacactgttgcaAATGTCACTACAAAATACATTGTGTAATTGGATTGCATGTGCTCAGTGTGCATACCACCGTCTGAGCAGCTCTCATAATTGTTGTCAGTGTAATTGCATTGTTGTGAATCACAATAGTTATTTTGGTTTCTAGTGTGTTGTGCAGGGTGTTATTTTGGTGATTTCTTCCCACATTGATCGAGCAGTCTTTTGTCTTTGAGACCAATATCTGGAGAATGTCAACATCTGTCAATTATATACTTGTTCTACACCTCACTCATCTCTTTTTCTCACTCCTTTTTAAATTAACCGCATTAGTTTCCCTGTATACCATCTCCACATCTTTTTGTAATGTTGTTTATAATTTTTCTAGGAGATGTATGATGCAGCCATTCTGGCTGAGAGCTCGTCTGATTGGGTGAAGGCAGTGCAGAAGTGGAAGGAGTGTGTGAATGAGACACTGAAGCAGACAGACGAGTGCAGAGCTCAATGTGTGATGGCGTCACGGGTCATTCCAGAGGAGCCAGACACCGTTCAGGGCGTTTATGAGAGAGCTGCAGGTGAAAAAGGATGTTTATTTACCAGGTCTATCAAGTTACTGCAGCCACTATTAGTAGAATAACATCAGataatattttcaaataatttagATGTTCATCAACAGAATAGTTTAAATAGTGTGTTGCATTAGTATgagatattttattattaacatttcaGTGAATTCAGTGTTTTTCTGTTTCTTCAGAACTGTCTCTCTCCTTGCTGTCATGCAAACAGATGTGTGTGACCTTAGTGTCAACGCGACCTGGAAGGGTTTCTGCTCTGGAGGACTTCCTGCCCTTTCAGCTCGAGCACCTACATGTTGCACAGTTTAAAGGTCAGATGCCACAAGCAATGATGTTTCCTACCAGTATAGTATATAGTAtcacaaattattttatattatttacaaattatatatttttttattctttatttctttGTTCTTCagtgttaatatttttaatatttattgtgtttccttttttacatttatatttctatttagctttaaattcctatttttattttaagttttagttttttaaattggTGGTGGTGAATTGTTGCTGTTAGAgtacacaatttaataaaaaaaaaactaattgtgataCTGTTTGTGACTTTGTTATATTCAGATCTGATAAAAGGTGGTGCTTGTCtgaaaagtttgagaaccactgcattaaaggagacaaacttatatctaaaagcattgatcgtgatttcgttttgtggtcaatggccggtgaatgggagtactaggggcataactttgagcgcatcaaaatcaatatttttacaacactaagaaggctcgacacaccatgaaactttgctcgaagtattgcctgggtctctacacatgaactcgagcattgagaacattgtttgtgtacacacagtttactaaaaagaacgtttttaAACAGCTCACTTTCattgtttgagtttccgctcgcggccgtcttgccagtcaagaagtgtcgatctccgaatgcgaggagagtaaagatggatagctcctaaagcatatttccacataaatgcacggctaatttgttgttttgtcgcaagtaaaaaacaatattaaccttctagttgtaaaaagagcctcatataagcctaatatttcgtcctatggagtccattcattcgcattcggagatcgacacttcttgactggcaagacaaccgcgagcggaaactcaaacagtgtaagtgagttgttcaaaacctttctttttagtaaactctgtgtacacaatgttctcaatgctcgagttcatgtgtagagacccaggcgatacttcgagcaaagtttcatggtgtgttgagccttcttagtgttgtaaaaaaatCGATTTTGatgctcaaagttatgcccctagtactcccattcaccggccattgaccacaaaacgaaatcacggtcaatctcaaaaaacggctcgtttgtcgtaattatgcttttagatataagtttgtctcgtttacagtataaaaaaaaacagctcaggttgcattttggcaatagttatcctttaaccaAACCCTGTTGTTACCTCTCTTTGGTGTACTGCAGCTGGTGACCTGAAGGGGGCAGTAGAGACCCTGCGTTCCCAGCTGCTCTTTTACCCCACAGATCCAGACTCCCTTAGTAATCTGGAGCTCTACACTCAGACTCTAGAAGGCGACACTGAGGCTCAGGAAACAGGCCCCATGCAGGTATGATGAACACACTGGTGGAGAAACTATGACAAATGGGAGATGGGTAGAAAGAATAATGTTTGCATTTATAGACAGATCTATCtgttagatggatggatgaatagatgagtCAATGCTCCAGATCAATACAGACTTTTAAATGACCTATCTATCTTTTTTCTCAAAGGAAATTGCCAAGTATATCAACAGAGCTTTGCAAGAGAAGAGACTGCTTTACTTTGGGATGGCAAACTTGGACTTTAAATTCAGTGACCCGGTATATGCCCTTACGCtgttgctgtttttttcacctcTCGCCTTTTGTTCTAACTTTCTGAAACTAGCCAAAAAAGGCCTCAGTCTCACTCTCTATTCTCTTCAGGATCTGTGGACACCCGAGGACGTTGTGCCCGAATCTCTGCAAGAAACCTGGAGGTGAGACAAAGAAATAGAAACATGATAGAAAAGGACTGGTGAAATAAATATTCTGGCAGAATCAAACATTTCTTCTTCACAGAGCAGAGAAAGAAAAACTTCATGAGAAACTGAAGCAGGGCGAGAAAGTGGAAGAAGTAGATGAAAGTGGATTTTATGCAGGTATGAGCAATGTTTATATatgtttacagtgccttgcgaaattttttgttttgttgtgttgctgccttatgttaaactgcattaaattatttttttccccacatcattcTACACTCCACACACCATAATGGCGAAACAACagacaggtttttaacatctttgcaaatgtattaaaaataaacttaGGACTTAAATGATTCCAGTGCATAAGTATTCAACCCCTTATCtgagacagttgaaatttagctcagaagTCTACATGCATTCATATTGCATGTAGacgttactacactttgagtggagttaacttgtggcaaattcaattgaatggttatgatttggaaaggcacatatatcttaataaaaggtctaacagctgaaaattcaTGTCAGAGCAAAAActaagccctgaggtaaaaagaactgcctgtagagctcagagacacaTCTGgcaaagagttcagaaaaaaacattattcatAATGGAAGATGTTTGGACAACcaagactcttcctagagctggcctcctggccaaactaagcaattgatggagaagggctttgttagagtggtgaccaagaacctgatggtcactctagttgagctccatcatcatatatgcagatggtaGAAATGTACAGGAGGCCAAACATCACTGCAGCACTCCGCCAATCTGGgatttatggtggtgtggccagACGCAATCTAGTCctagtgaagacacatgaaaacccagttggaatttgcaaaaaaagcacCTAAGGGACCCTCAGACCATgaaaaacaagattctctggtctgatgagcttcaattccaagcatcatgtatgaAGGAAACCAGATACTGCTCattacctgcagagtaccatcccacaattaaagtgtggtggtagcagcctcatgctgtggggcagtttttcagcggcagggactgaaggattcgtcagagtagaagaaaagctcagtaccaaaatatagagatagcttTGATGAAAACCCAGtttagagcattcagaacctcagacagGGCAGAtagttcaccttccaacaggatggtgaccctaagcacacagcaagattggcttatagacaactctgtgaatgtccttgtgtggcccagccagagcctgggttTGAACCCAATTAaaaatttctggagaaacctgaaaaagtctgccagaccccatccaagctgacagagcttaagaggtgaagaggtgaggagaaaaatggcagataattgccaaatgcttatgtgcaaatcttgtcacatgatacccaaaaagacttg encodes:
- the p3h3 gene encoding prolyl 3-hydroxylase 3; this translates as MALHSNTSSVYVALLFILNYVFIIAGSGLSLESSSGLLAPYDELYYRGVRAYFREDWERAAEFLEKSISTRDKLLRTRRKCHDECLRAGDGKISKLDTDFSLWDLGILDWIQVRAECVRFCMGRSVSPAALLPVSSDIEYEFGTRNPYNYLQVTYYKLDKMAKAASAAHTFFVANPSHLEMRNNIEKYRRMLGVKEESFLDREREQEQHWEMYDAAILAESSSDWVKAVQKWKECVNETLKQTDECRAQCVMASRVIPEEPDTVQGVYERAAELSLSLLSCKQMCVTLVSTRPGRVSALEDFLPFQLEHLHVAQFKAGDLKGAVETLRSQLLFYPTDPDSLSNLELYTQTLEGDTEAQETGPMQEIAKYINRALQEKRLLYFGMANLDFKFSDPDLWTPEDVVPESLQETWRAEKEKLHEKLKQGEKVEEVDESGFYAGGPVPVVGVTVTMDDQGLNGTNRVVLDGVLSQSECDRVMQLATVAASVGDGYRGRRSPHTPHEKFEGLTVLRALKLAQDGLVNQSDARLLHEIGETVKALMDSYFRSHSILYFAYTHLVCRSAIPGHQEGRLDLSHPVHVDNCILEPETRQCWREPPAFTHRDLSAVLYLNDDFEGGDFFFADRDAKTVTARVKPKCGRLVGFTSGPVNPHGVTAVTAGRRCALALWFTTKKHHRDMEREEAEELWAVDGKSVVKEEKGDSEKTARSGRSQGNKRSKERERVTGRRDEL